The following is a genomic window from Borrelia coriaceae.
CAGCTTTTTTATCATTCCCAGCATTAGGATTTCCTTCTTGAAGAACTAAATCCACAATAGTCTTAATTGGCTTTATTAATTTCTCAGCCTCACCAGGATTACCAGCAGTAGCAGAATTAGGCATATTGCCAAGTGGCTCAGAACCCTTAGAAACCTTTGATGCTTCCCTAGTGCATGCTGCAATTACATCTAATGTCACTATAAATTTATCAACAAGTGTCCTTACCTTATCATAATGCTCATTGTTAGCAATGTCAGATGTCAACTTATCTTTAACTTTTTCTATAGTGTCAGCAATATTATTAAAATACTTTCCTACTTCACTCTTTGGTGTCTCAGCCTTAAACTCTAAAATACCACCAATCATCTCCCCAAAAGAAGTAAAAATATCTAAGAAATTTTGTCTTAAATTAGATATAGAGAGTATAAAATCTTTTTGCTTTTGAAGTTCTTCTATTACTCCATTATTACAAGAAAGGAAAAGAGAGATAAATAATGCTGCACAAATTCTTTTTATTCTAATATTTTTATCTTCAAAACTTTTACAAAAAAGATCTTACATCCTTAACAAGTTCTTCTATATCTTTCTTTTCTCCTCTAGCACCAGCTAGCTTACTAGAAGCAGATTCCAATTGATTCAAAGCACTTTCCGCATAACTTTGTGCACTTTTAGCTAATAAACCACCCTTGTCTCTCCTTGGAAAGGAATAACTTCTACTCTTATTTTTCAATCTTTCAATAAGAGCTTCTTTTAAAGTCTTTTGTGCATTTTCAAACAAACCTTTTGCAGATCCCAACTCACTAAGTCCACTATCAACCTGATTCATAATCATATCAAGATTAGATCTTTGCTCATTTAAATCATTATGTAATTGAACTAATTTCTGTATTTCGTTTCTATATTTCATTTTACCTTCTCTAGAATGATCCATTTTCAATAGCTCGATCTTAGCTTTAAGCTCTAAAAATGTATGATAAAAACTAGATTCTAAATCTTTATATTCATCCTTAAGTTCACGTGCATTCTCAATTAATTGGCCAAATTGAAACTCCTTAAGTACACTTTTTACCTTGTCAATCTCTGTTTGGGCTTCTTTTTCTTCCCTAGTAATTACAACTAAATCTTCCTTTTCTATTCTTACTTCTTTCTGTTGAGGATAATACGGATACCCTTGTTGAAAATACATTGGAATCTCAGTATTAAAAAACACCTCCTGCATATCTTTTTGTACTCTTACAGGTGCTTCAAAAAGATTAATATCATCTAATTGTTTTTCCACAAAATCTTTATTTTCTTTTCTAACTTTTAAAGCTTCTACGTTTGTATTTTCCACTTCTAAAGACTTATCTCTTGCTCTACTTAGCAATTCATTCAAAGCATTTATATCACATGACAGCAAACACAATAATACTAATATGTATACTGCCAAAATATTTTTATTCATATTCCTCTCCTAAAATATCAAATTATTCAATTATGGTGTCTCGACCTTGAAACACCATAATCACTGGCAAGTATATATCCTTTATTTCAAATATCAAATAATAAACTAACTAAACTATACCTAGTTACTCTTTTAGTAATTAAAGTTAATCTTATAAAATTTTATCTCTAACTAGAAAAAGACTTAGCAATACAACAATTTCTATAATATTGTTTTTTAGTACAAACTTTAATTACTAAAACTCCAGTAAACATATCAAAAAAAGAAATAAAAACATCTAAAAGCCATTACCTAAATTAGCTAGAGAGGCTAAGAAAGTATTTTCCTTTTCAAGTTCTTCTATTCCATTATTACAAAAAAGGAATAGAGAAATAAATAATGTTGCACAAATACTTTTTATATTTATATTTTTAATATTTATTTTCATATATTACGTGCCTCTTTTCTCCCTTTCATCTAACTTAAACCTGGATATGAATTTGTCATTTTCAGACTTCAAAGCATTAACCTTTGCTCTAAGTTCATTGGTAATCTCATTAATTTTCACCAATTTTTCTAAGTCAACCTTCAATAGCTAGTATTACCTGCAATATCTCTTGCAATTAAACCCTCATTTAACCTGATGGTAACAACAGTAAGAGCACCATTAACATCTGTACTAAGTTTCTGTCTAATAACTTTAGCAAGATCATCTACTGAGCTAATTAAAGCCTGTCCTGCTTTGAGTGATGTTCCACTACTACCACAAGATATTAATACAAATAAATCCACTCCTCCTATTATTATCCCTCCCCCTTTTTATCTTCCTCTTTCCTTTTTTTCTCCATTTCTTCTTACCGCTTTTTATCCTTCAAGGAGCAAAATAGTTAATAAACTTTAAATTTTAAGAAAAGCTAAGAGCATAATGTTCCTAACAGGAGATTCTAGTAATAACTTAGAAGTTCCTATTAAGATATTAATTAGAGATGTAGATTTACATAAATTCTATAAAAAAATAATAAAAGAATAAGCTTTATGTTGGAAAGTATTTATAAAAATAATAGAATGTATTTTCTAGAATCTGCATCAAGATATAAATCTTGTAGAAAAAAAGAAATATAAAAAATAAAATTGTAAAATCATTAAACATTGAATGGCATCTTATTTATTAGTTAAACTCTTTAAGACTTAAAACTATACTATCAATTTCTCTTTGAATGTTGATTGTAAAGTGAATTACTTTA
Proteins encoded in this region:
- a CDS encoding variable large family protein, coding for MRIKRICAALFISLFLSCNNGVIEELQKQKDFILSISNLRQNFLDIFTSFGEMIGGILEFKAETPKSEVGKYFNNIADTIEKVKDKLTSDIANNEHYDKVRTLVDKFIVTLDVIAACTREASKVSKGSEPLGNMPNSATAGNPGEAEKLIKPIKTIVDLVLQEGNPNAGNDKKADDGQTPRANSNDNAGHLFANNNAGAGAANAKKAAADAAKAVGAVTGADILKAISQGEGGAAATLAKNTQNSGSVNAVNSAKDATVAGAIALRAMATGGKFAGQTTADDAIAIVKDAAASAVNKTLSTLIIAIRNTVDSGLKIINKVLAEVKQEDQSSEVTASGTDTK
- a CDS encoding P12 family lipoprotein; the encoded protein is MNKNILAVYILVLLCLLSCDINALNELLSRARDKSLEVENTNVEALKVRKENKDFVEKQLDDINLFEAPVRVQKDMQEVFFNTEIPMYFQQGYPYYPQQKEVRIEKEDLVVITREEKEAQTEIDKVKSVLKEFQFGQLIENARELKDEYKDLESSFYHTFLELKAKIELLKMDHSREGKMKYRNEIQKLVQLHNDLNEQRSNLDMIMNQVDSGLSELGSAKGLFENAQKTLKEALIERLKNKSRSYSFPRRDKGGLLAKSAQSYAESALNQLESASSKLAGARGEKKDIEELVKDVRSFL